The Carassius gibelio isolate Cgi1373 ecotype wild population from Czech Republic chromosome A24, carGib1.2-hapl.c, whole genome shotgun sequence genome window below encodes:
- the LOC127946349 gene encoding E3 SUMO-protein ligase ZBED1 isoform X2, whose translation MIARVLEQQSAISFVLSADRKARHLVPTWQDVEVLEAVNNSLSPLAEFTDALSGEQYVSVSYVKPVLHLFNNKILAEKEGETELSKCIKKKILDYLNNKYDDPLTQELLDMASAIDPRFKLKYVNENRVEAVKTRLRAEMASISTTVKPQPSVTVREEADDQNAPALKKTKKTLGSFFKVDEDQRPASPSLNLQDMAITAELQSYFLSAAVDSEEDPLVWWKEHAKQFPALSKLAQKYLCIPATSSPSERVFSTGGNIVNCLRASLKPESVDRLVFLAKNL comes from the exons ATGATCGCCAGGGTATTGGAACAACAGAGTGCCATTTCTTTTGTTCTCTCCGCGGACAGAAAAGCCAGACACCTTGTCCCCACATGGCAGGATGTAGAGGTCCTTGAGGCGGTCAACAACTCCCTTTCTCCACTTGCTGAATTCACGGATGCTCTTTCAGGAGAGCAATATGTAAGTGTGTCATATGTGAAGCCTGTTCTTCATTTGTTCAACAATAAAATCTTGgcagagaaagagggagaaacAGAACTGTCAAAATGCATCAAGAAAAAGATCCTGGACTACCTGAATAATAAGTATGATGATCCACTGACTCAAGAATTGCTTGACATGGCTTCTGCAATTGATCCCAGATTCAAGCTCAAGTACGTCAATGAGAACAGAGTTGAAGCTGTCAAGACTCGTTTGAGAGCTGAAATGGCATCAATATCTACTACAGTCAAG cCTCAACCATCGGTGACTGTTAGAGAGGAAGCAGATGACCAAAATGCTCCAGCACTAAAGAAGACCAAAAAAACACTGGGCAGCTTCTTTAAAGTAGATGAGGACCAGAGGCCAGCATCGCCATCTCTCAATCTCCAAGACATGGCCATTACTGCAGAGCTACAGTCTTATTTTCTATCTGCTGCTGTTGATAGTGAGGAGGATCCTTTGGTCTGGTGGAAGGAACATGCAAAACAATTCCCAGCACTATCCAAGTTGGCACAAAAGTATTTGTGCATTCCTGCCACAAGCTCTCCCTCGGAAAGAGTATTCAGCACTGGAGGAAACATTGTGAATTGTTTGCGTGCATCCCTAAAGCCTGAAAGTGTGGACAGGCTTGTGTTCCTAGCCAAAAATCTTTAA
- the LOC127946349 gene encoding E3 SUMO-protein ligase ZBED1 isoform X1, giving the protein MSADRTTSDSDNVQSAHPQLEPKRKATSVVWNYFGFTRDDVDQRVILCKLCRSTVSAPSSNTTNLYNHLKFNHRVQYEECLSVKKKAPSDARTATQTPITKSLFNATPYPAGSQKQIEITEAIAHFIAKDMVPINTVYSAGFKKLINTLDKRYVIPSRNYFSQVALPSLYSKCRESIESDLQKIEFYSTTTDLWSSRTMEPYMSLTVHYIDDEFQLKTRCLQTSYFPQDHTGDAIAQGLKEMLGAWDLKEEQQVCVTTDNAANIVNAIAINKWSRLQCFGHRLHLAIEHSLKDGRIDRALNVCKKVVGCFSYSWRRRRELSEAQKELKLPQHKLKTECPTRWGSKQAMIARVLEQQSAISFVLSADRKARHLVPTWQDVEVLEAVNNSLSPLAEFTDALSGEQYVSVSYVKPVLHLFNNKILAEKEGETELSKCIKKKILDYLNNKYDDPLTQELLDMASAIDPRFKLKYVNENRVEAVKTRLRAEMASISTTVKPQPSVTVREEADDQNAPALKKTKKTLGSFFKVDEDQRPASPSLNLQDMAITAELQSYFLSAAVDSEEDPLVWWKEHAKQFPALSKLAQKYLCIPATSSPSERVFSTGGNIVNCLRASLKPESVDRLVFLAKNL; this is encoded by the exons ATGTCTGCTGATAGAACAACATCCGATTCCGACAACGTGCAAAGTGCTCATCCACAATTAGAACCGAAAAGAAAAGCAACATCAGTGGTGTGGAATTATTTCGGATTCACCAGAGATGATGTCGATCAGCGTGTTATACTGTGTAAATTGTGTCGATCAACTGTTTCTGCACCATCAAGCAACACCACAAATTTATACAACCATTTAAAATTCAACCACAGAGTGCAATACGAGGAGTGTCTCAGCGTAAAAAAAAAAGCGCCAAGTGATGCGAGAACTGCAACACAGACACCCATCACGAAATCTTTGTTTAATGCTACTCCGTACCCGGCAGGTTCCCAAAAGCAGATCGAGATAACTGAAGCGATCGCGCATTTCATTGCAAAAGACATGGTGCCGATTAATACAGTTTACAGCGCGGGGTTTAAAAAACTCATAAACACACTGGACAAGAGATACGTCATCCCCTCCCGCAATTATTTTTCTCAAGTTGCGCTGCCTTCGCTTTATTCAAAATGCCGGGAAAGCATTGAATCAGATCTGCAGAAAATTGAGTTCTATTCCACCACGACTGATTTATGGTCGAGTAGAACTATGGAACCATATATGAGCCTTACGGTTCATTACATTGATGACGAGTTTCAACTCAAAACCAGATGCTTGCAAACGTCCTATTTTCCGCAAGATCACACCGGGGATGCGATTGCTCAAGGACTGAAAGAGATGCTGGGTGCCTGGGATTTAAAGGAGGAGCAACAAGTCTGTGTCACAACAGACAACGCAGCAAATATAGTGAACGCTATTGCTATCAATAAGTGGAGCAGACTTCAGTGTTTTGGACACAGGCTGCACCTAGCAATTG aacaTTCTTTGAAAGATGGACGGATTGACCGTGCACTAAATGTCTGCAAAAAGGTGGTAGGGTGCTTCTCCTATAGCTGGAGACGAAGGAGGGAGTTATCCGAGGCCCAGAAAGAGCTCAAGTTACCTCAACACAAGCTCAAGACTGAGTGTCCGACAAGATGGGGCTCAAAACAAGCAATGATCGCCAGGGTATTGGAACAACAGAGTGCCATTTCTTTTGTTCTCTCCGCGGACAGAAAAGCCAGACACCTTGTCCCCACATGGCAGGATGTAGAGGTCCTTGAGGCGGTCAACAACTCCCTTTCTCCACTTGCTGAATTCACGGATGCTCTTTCAGGAGAGCAATATGTAAGTGTGTCATATGTGAAGCCTGTTCTTCATTTGTTCAACAATAAAATCTTGgcagagaaagagggagaaacAGAACTGTCAAAATGCATCAAGAAAAAGATCCTGGACTACCTGAATAATAAGTATGATGATCCACTGACTCAAGAATTGCTTGACATGGCTTCTGCAATTGATCCCAGATTCAAGCTCAAGTACGTCAATGAGAACAGAGTTGAAGCTGTCAAGACTCGTTTGAGAGCTGAAATGGCATCAATATCTACTACAGTCAAG cCTCAACCATCGGTGACTGTTAGAGAGGAAGCAGATGACCAAAATGCTCCAGCACTAAAGAAGACCAAAAAAACACTGGGCAGCTTCTTTAAAGTAGATGAGGACCAGAGGCCAGCATCGCCATCTCTCAATCTCCAAGACATGGCCATTACTGCAGAGCTACAGTCTTATTTTCTATCTGCTGCTGTTGATAGTGAGGAGGATCCTTTGGTCTGGTGGAAGGAACATGCAAAACAATTCCCAGCACTATCCAAGTTGGCACAAAAGTATTTGTGCATTCCTGCCACAAGCTCTCCCTCGGAAAGAGTATTCAGCACTGGAGGAAACATTGTGAATTGTTTGCGTGCATCCCTAAAGCCTGAAAGTGTGGACAGGCTTGTGTTCCTAGCCAAAAATCTTTAA